Within the Miscanthus floridulus cultivar M001 chromosome 2, ASM1932011v1, whole genome shotgun sequence genome, the region TCACAAACCTAAGATCTTACATCACCTACATCAATAGTCGGGAAGGGGATGAAACCTCTTCCTTGTTACGGTGAACTGCTACGGTACAAATCAGATTATTGCATTACTAGATTGCGTCCCTGTAATTCATTCATAAAAAAAAGAGCAGGGCAGACCTAGTGCcgaaggctcccacatgagtggggtctggggaaggaaaAAACCGAGGAGCCTCCCCGCAAAATTTATGAAAAGGCTACTTCGAACCCGTGACCTGATGACTCAGTGAGCCACTGCACCAGTAATTCATTCATCTAGGCAAAAAAATATTGTGATATGTGAACAGAAACTCGCTTCAGTTAAGATCTGTTGCGTATTAAGCCTTTTTATGCATGCAAAGGATGTGTTCTATCCCTTTTCAGCAATGCTACGTAGCTACAGCACACAGCAAAGCAATTTAATACAATAAAATGCATTGCATGCCAATCAGAAGCCACGTGATCATGCAAAATCCTCTCCAATGAGGAGCAAATGACACCTGTAAGACTAGATGACGCCCTGAAGTACTGACACCCGTCAAGTCAACTGGAACAGAACAAGACTGTTTGACGTTATGGGCACGAGGCTACCTCGAGCGCCACGAAGAAGGTAAGGTAATCATGCGGAAATGACAATTTGAGCACATTACGGTCGACAATGATAAAAAGTTTCCAGATTCTAAGAGGTTATCATCTTACCGTTGAAGAAGGTGCAATCAGTTCTTGCTCTTCTCCTTCATGCCGGAGTGCCGGAGCCCGTCCCACAGCTGTAACGCCGCGGATGCCGTCAGCTGGTTCTCGGATGCGggatgcgccgccgccgccgcgtgagCGTGACCAAACAAGATCGGGCCATCCAGCCTCTGGAGCTGCTGGTGATGATGGCCTGAGAAGTTGGACTGCGAATTGGACTGAAGGGTCCCCCTATTGGCACCCAAGAAACCTGAGGACATGGAAAAATTGAGGCTGTAGTCCCCGGCGGCAGCCGAGGACGCCGCCAAGGTGTCCTGGCCGAGCGAGAAGTGAGGCATCTCGATGGGGCTGGTGAAGTTGAAGGGCTGCGCCGGGACCAGGCCGAACGGAGGCGCATTGCCAAACTTGGCGGCGGTCGGGGCAGAAAAGGAGTGCGCCGACAGCCCGTGCGTACCTTTCCCGTGGTGCGCAATGCCGACGCAGTCGGCGGCCGCCGCGGAGACGTTGGGCTGCTGATGCCAGGACTGCTTGTGCTCGGCGGCGGTAATGGAGCCGGCCGACGCCACCCCGGTGAGCAGCTCGGTGAAGGACGCGGCCTGCGCGgaggtgctggccacggtgacctCCCTGTCCCGCGCGGCGGCGCCCCCGCggccgtcggagcgcgagagcgAGAGCTCGGACCCCTTGCTCGTCTCCGACGTTCTGCTGCCCGCGGACTTgctcccctgctgctgctgctgctgcttgtcctTGCCGCCGGCATCCGCGTCGCCTGGGGCGGGGAGAGCCGCGAAGGCGGCCGGGTCGAGCTCCGGGAGCTTCTcgatggcggaggcggcggcgttgATGAGCCATTCGATGGCCTTGCTGGGCTGGTCGAAGCCGAGGCGGTCCTGCAGGTCGTAGAACTGGATGGCGGTGGGCACCGACAGGCGCACGCGGCGGTCGCGGATGCCCTTGGCCGTGTACACCTTGCTGTGCCGGTCCTTGCCCCCGCTGGCCCGCACGCGGTAGATCCGGGACCCGGCCCCCGGGCCCTGTGGTGGAGGCagcagcgccggcggcggcggctggccccacgccgccgtcgccgcaTCCGCCACGCTGCCCCTTacggcgccgccgcggccgcgcttGGCGCCCTGCTGGGAGCGGCCCGCGGGCGTGCTGGCCGCGGCGTCGCCCGCGCCCGGTGCTCCGTCGCCCacggctgctgcctccatccccTGCTACCGCCGCCGCAAGCGCAGGCGCTGCTCATACGCTGGCTACTGCCGGCGCGGCGAGCGAGAGCCGTGACCGTGAGAGGAATGCGGGGGGGAGCTGGGAGCTCCAGGCGCGTGGGCTGGCAGGCGCCTGGCGGTTTTCGGCTCGGTGCCAGTGGCGGCCGGGCCGGCTAGCTGTAGCTGCTGGAATGCGGCAACGGCTGGTGCTCCCCGGCgtgctgctggtgctggtggtcGTGCACGCCGGCTGCGTCCGTCCGTCGGCCCGGCTGCTGTGCTGCTCGAGCCCTGCGGACGGTCTTATCCCTAGGCTGCCCTGCCACGCCTGCGGCCAGCCTAATGGCCCGTGCTCCTACTGTAGTGCCACCTTTTTTCCCCTCGGTAGCTCGGTGTCCGTCTCTTTTTTCTCCGGCTCCCGCCGCCCGCGGTGGCACGCTGGGCGCTCGCTGCCTCCGTCTCTCTCCTCACGCGCGGGGCGGCAGAAGCTGCTTGCTGGTGCTGCTGCGGGCAGGGGGTAGCGCGGGAGACAGCGGCGGCGTCAGGCTTTAggggggccgggccgggccggtgTCAGATCTGCCGTCTGGCGTCTGCGGTACTGCGTCGGGTGGGTCTCGCTCTCGCCTTTCGCGCACTGCACTCTCGCCTTTCGCGCACTGCACAGTACTGCGGACTGGGGAGTGATGCCGCGGCCGTACGGCGCcgagtgccgtgccgtgccgtgcgtaACGGATAGCGTTTCTACCGCTTGCCTTTTCTGCCCTCGGCGCCCGCGGCCGATCGAGGCGGCAAATCTCCGCTCGGCCTCCGCGCGCGCCGACCCCGATGCTGCCGTGCCGTGCCATGTCGACTGGTTCACACTCCACGGGTCGCTGAGCCCGTACCGTGGTCAATGATCCAAG harbors:
- the LOC136516720 gene encoding transcription factor PCF6-like isoform X2 — encoded protein: MEAAAVGDGAPGAGDAAASTPAGRSQQGAKRGRGGAVRGSVADAATAAWGQPPPPALLPPPQGPGAGSRIYRVRASGGKDRHSKVYTAKGIRDRRVRLSVPTAIQFYDLQDRLGFDQPSKAIEWLINAAASAIEKLPELDPAAFAALPAPGDADAGGKDKQQQQQQGSKSAGSRTSETSKGSELSLSRSDGRGGAAARDREVTVASTSAQAASFTELLTGVASAGSITAAEHKQSWHQQPNVSAAAADCVGIAHHGKGFLGANRGTLQSNSQSNFSGHHHQQLQRLDGPILFGHAHAAAAAHPASENQLTASAALQLWDGLRHSGMKEKSKN
- the LOC136516720 gene encoding transcription factor PCF6-like isoform X1, with product MEAAAVGDGAPGAGDAAASTPAGRSQQGAKRGRGGAVRGSVADAATAAWGQPPPPALLPPPQGPGAGSRIYRVRASGGKDRHSKVYTAKGIRDRRVRLSVPTAIQFYDLQDRLGFDQPSKAIEWLINAAASAIEKLPELDPAAFAALPAPGDADAGGKDKQQQQQQGSKSAGSRTSETSKGSELSLSRSDGRGGAAARDREVTVASTSAQAASFTELLTGVASAGSITAAEHKQSWHQQPNVSAAAADCVGIAHHGKGTHGLSAHSFSAPTAAKFGNAPPFGLVPAQPFNFTSPIEMPHFSLGQDTLAASSAAAGDYSLNFSMSSGFLGANRGTLQSNSQSNFSGHHHQQLQRLDGPILFGHAHAAAAAHPASENQLTASAALQLWDGLRHSGMKEKSKN